The DNA segment CAGCACCAAGGAAGGTACAAGGAAGCAACCCCAGGCCCTGAGCACTTATATACCAGGGTATCTTCCCTCTGCCATGATAGTCAGTGGCAAAGGTATCCCAGAACCCAGCCTGTGGTGACAACCCCAGTCCCTTGCAGGATCTTACAGGCCATATCAAACCCCATGGAGGCTTTGTCGTGTGGGTATAGGGAGCTGTTGAGGGtttttaagcaaaggaatgaCATGGATTTGCACTCCATCTTCTGTGTTCCCACAGTCTCCTTGACACTCCTCACTGGACTGGATGGCCCCTCCAGGGCAGGATCCTGCCTTTTTTATTAAGTGGAAGACATAACATTTATAATGGCAGAGTCCATGCTCTGGGGTTCCACCCTTGGCTTAATCCCTTCTGCCATCTGATGGCACCACCTGATGACCTGAATTAcgtaacctctctgaacctgtttcctcatctgctaaaAAGGGTGGTCATTTCTACCTTAAAGAGTTTCTGTTTTGTGAGGTACTTACATAGCATGTATGACTTAGTATTAGCAGGTGAAGGTGTTTAGAGTCTTGGGGACCTTGGGTATGACTGCAGGTTAGATTTCTCGAGGTTATAGGTCATTCACACAGGAATCAAGGGAGATAGGTTGAATGTCTTGTCAACTTTTAAGGAGGCACATTTCATTGTTCTTCAGATTTTTTGCAATTTCTCATTAGCCTGCTTTATCCTTTGGCTGGAAGAATTTTCCTAGGCTAATAGGAAGCATGAGTAGAAGGAGCATGGGACCTGTTCATGTGATATATGGAGAAACCACAGCCCTGTAAGGAAGATGATTGCATGTCCCTGAGAGCCTGCTGGAGATGGCTGTGGTTTGGAGCCCAGGGACATGgtggagcatgtgtgtgtgtgggtacaTATGTGTGTTCATATATATGTCTTAAGACTAGTAAGTCTTAAGACTTGGCTGTCCAGGCCAAGGTAGGGGCCCATTCGTTCTGGCCTTGATGCCCATCTGAGATGTGTACTAAAGATATCTTTAGGTGCAAAGAGGGGAGTTGAGATGATAAGGGGGAGGCACCTTGGGTTGTGAGTAGGGAGATGTGCTTTTGGCTCCTGCTGTGCCACAGATTCACCTCAGTCAAATTGCTTGTCCGGACTGGATCTAAGAACAAGATGATCTCTACAGCCTTAACATGCCGGGAAGCACAGATGGATGATGACATTGACTTGACCAAATGGTCGCACTCTAGATTCGCCCCTGGCAGGgaattctgtctttattttagTTGTGTTGTGTTCTCTATGATAGAGAATGCTACAATAACCATCTTTAGGcatgaggatttttgcttttgttgaatagtttccagaaggaaactgctgggtcatagggcaggaACGTCATTATACCTGTTGCTGTGTGTGGCCATGTTGCTTTTCAGAATCAGTATATCAACTTACAGTTGTCAGCTATGTGTGAGAGAGCATTTTAGCCCTAACTTATCCAGTATTtagtatcattattatttattgtttttataatttagcTGGCATAAAATGATACTTTAAAGCTGCTTTATAATAATTAGAGGTGTTGTTTTTTGGTGTCCACTATGTTTAAGTTGTGCTAGGTGTTTATATTCTCTCACTTCTCACAATGAACCTATCGGGGAAGCTAAATAGCTCACCTAAATCtgtgagctgggatttgaacctaaaGCAGCATGGCCTCAAAACACATTCTCTGTCTCGGTGCCTTTCCATGCTTTGATTTGTGGGGGTGTGGTTACACAGTATGAACTTCAGCTTGTGTGCTTTGCTGCACTTGGAAGTATGTGAATTTTGTATAGTTTTCTTAGAAAATTGAATATGTTCTTTGTGTAGAAGACATTATTAACCTTGTGTTACAATGGAAGCAACAACTGAGGTGCATTTATTACAATTAGGGCGAAGACTCAAGTGAACTCTAGGATATTCTGGTGTCAGGCTCTCTGAAACTGTTTTCTCCCCCATGCAGCGGCCCTCCAGGCCCTGAAGCGCAAGAAGAGGTATGAGAAACAGCTAGCGCAGATCGATGGCACACTGTCAACCATCGAGTTTCAGCGGGAGGCCCTGGAGAACGCCAATACCAACACTGAGGTGCTCAAGAACATGGGCTATGCTGCTAAGGCCATGAAGGCTGCCCACGACAACATGTATGTGGATACccactggtggggggggggcacctgtgtggcagGGCCTCAGTCCCAGGACATGGCCTTGGGCGACCCTTTGATTTATCCACTCAAAACCtgagtttgttttaatttgcattcttttttggaactccatttatttatttttatttattttatttttttttaaagattttatttatttgacagagagagacacagcaagagagggaacacaagcagggggagtgggagagggagaagcaggcttcccgcagagcagggagcccgatgcgggggctcaatcccaggaccctgggatcgtgacctgagccaaaggcagacacccaacaactgagtcacccagacgcctCTGGGAACTCCTTTTAGAATGGATTTTGTACCCTATTGCCTAAAGACACagatctcagggtgcctgggtggctcagttggttaaaaggccaactcttgatctcacctccggtcttgatctcagatcacttaaaaaaaagaagaagatttcaTGGAATGAAACAGTATTTCTGAGTAATTCAAGGTTATTGTGATGAGCAGAGTTTCTAGCTAGAAAGATCCTTAGAAAGTCCTTTCACCCAGGCCCCTGATTATCAAGGTGGGGAAGCTGTGTCCCAAAGAGGGGAGGTGCCTTGCCGTGAGTTATGGATGAGCTTGGATAGAACTGGGATTAGAATCAGTGTTCATGTCTTTTTCCTGATGCTGTCAGGATCCTGAAAGGGCTTTGGATCTCTCTGTTCTTATATCTGCTTTTGATGGAATTTTCTGGCTCTCTCAGTCTTTGGCTGTCATATTAACaatgttcttggggtgcctggctggctcagtcagtagagcatgtgactcttgatctcagggttgtgagtttgagccctaagttgggtgtagagattacttcaaaaaaaaaaaaaaacaaaactttcaaaaCAGTGTTTCTGACCTCAGCGAGCCTTCCCTTATGTGGCTACTTCTCATGTACAGTGGCCTAAGAAACTAGATAACCAAACTTGTTACGGTTGTAATTACAGGCTAGGGTAACACTAAGTTCCAAATGACGGCCTCTCCCATGAACAAATTGTGCATTTGTTGTAGTGCTTGGACTTGGCAGCATATATTTGGGGAGTGTTTAAAGTCCTTTTTTACTTCCTTGGGGGTACTCAGCCATGTCAGGGATTGGCAGAATGTTGCCTGTGGGCCTACCACCTAtttagtaaataaagttttatggatACACAGTCGTGCCTATTAATTTACATATTATcaatggctgcttttgtgctacataGCAGGGTGAAGTGTTCATGACAGTTTGGCCCACAAATTCTAGGATATTTCCTAcaatggctgcttttgtgctacataGCAGGGTGAAGTGTTCATGACAGTTTGGCCCACAAATTCTAGGATATTTCCTATTTggtcctttacaggaaaagttcaCTGATCTCTGCTCTGGAAATGTGGGGTTGCAGgaaaatatcctttaaataaGTGAGGTATTACCTGAGGGTAGATGTTCATTGGGCTGAGCTTCCTAAGATAGGTCCACGTCTGCTCCATTTCTATGTTCTCCAAGATGCCTAGCGAAGGGCACATCTCAGTAAACCGCTGTGCAGGCTTTgaaatacatgtgtatgtattataCTGATTAGTTGTATGTTTGTAAGATTGACAGTGCACAGAAAGTAATTCTGCATGTTTGCCTTTCTTTTGGGCCCTACTGGAGGAGCTGTAAGTGCATGTGAGTAGAAGGGAAGGACCTATCAACTGGCACAGCTATGTTCTGTGATCTGCGATTTTATCTCTCCCTGTACAGAGTTACAGAGTTGCCCTTGAGCTTGAAGAAGAGCTATTGGCCCAGGAGTTAAAGTCCTGTAGTCTCATTTGACACGTTTATTATTAGCTCACGTGAGAGGTCATGAACGTGGCACCCAACTTTGCTAAGCCTTATTTCCTGAGGGTGTCAGGCTAGATGGTGTCTAAGAACACCTGCATGTTAAAAGGGGGAGAAAGATAATATAAAGACAGACGAGTAATTCCTCAGAGGGGGTCATTACAGGGGATAGGGTGGGAAGCGGATTGTGTGCGGTGGGGTTTCTGTTCCTGCCTTCATGGACCCTCTTCACAAAGACTGATTGTCCCATATgacatctgtccatttcatttaaagGGACATCGATAAAGTTGATGAATTAATGCAGGACATTGCTGACCAGCAAGAACTTGCAGAGGAGATTTCAACAGCTATTTCAAAACCTGTAGGATTTGGAGAAGAGTTTGATGAGGTGAGTGGTTTCATGCAGTTCGCATAAGCTTCACAAATGTCACCCGGGCTGCCCTTTGATGTGCTGTTGAAGTCTCTCTGGCATGGTGTATGTGGTTTGGAAATCACCACTTCTCATTCCTCCAGAGTCTTGGACATAAATAGATCATGGTATTAACTCTCCTTAATTCTGGATTTTGGGAAATGGCTTTCATTCACTCTTTGGAATAGAAGTTTAGGTTGAGTAAAGGGACCTTCATAGGGACCCCTCAGCAGGCTTCAGGTCAAAAACTGGTTTCAGTAATTACCTTGCACATTTCATGGGGGACCCTGGGCTCAGAGCTGGGGCAGCTGAGGTGACCGTTCCTTGTAGAAGGTTACAGGATTTTCCCTTGGGCAACTCCGATTTGAGGTAAAGGTGAAGCCAAGGAAAGAGCATTTATATCTGACCCCTGAGGGATCCATCTGGAGCTCGGCCACCTACCAGTTTCTGCTGTAGCAATTGGGATCTTGAGTCtcttaggattttaaaatacaCCAGGCCCTATTGAAGAGATTTCATTCTATGTTAGATCTGCGTCTGCTGAAGGCCAGGTCCTCTGCCCTGAACCTAATTCTTTGTGCTGATTCCCACTGTAGCTGGAAAAAACAGCTTGTGGCTCTTAGACTTGGCTCCCAGCACCAGGGTCTTCATGTTTTCAGACTGAAATTTGATGGACTAGTCAAGTTAAtttcaattcagcaaatattccTGAACATTCACTGAGTGTACCCAGTTCTGAGATaaagaaagaggaatgaaaagaTGCAATCCCTTCTCTCAAAATGCTGACAGCTAGTGCAGGACACTGGATATAGACTTTGTAACTGCCTGATAGGGTATTAGGTTCACCAGTAGAACCATGTTTAAGGTTTGAGTAAGAGTATGGACCTGGAGATCATCTCCCTTCTGACCTTCCTAGAAGGGGTGTGTGTCCTCTGGGTCATCAGGAAAGAGGGACTGTTGCAGGGGGTAGGATTCCCAGGAACATGTCTCTCactcttctgtttcctttacCAGGATGAGCTCATGGCAGAATTAGAAGAACTAGAACAGGAGGAACTAGACAAGAATTTGCTGGAAATCAGTGGACCCGAAACAGTCCCTCTACCAAATGTTCCCTCTATAACCTTACCATCAAAACCCAGTGAGTACTTCTTACCCAGTCATGACATACCCCTAATGCCCTGTAGTGGGTAATCTTGAGGTTGGTTGGCCTCAGTTTGGGTCCTGAGTTTGCCTGGGATTGAGAATCACAGAAGATCTGTTGTGATGGCCACGGAGACACCATCACCTGTCTTTTCCTAGTTTCTCTGTAGAACAGGGTTTCTTAACCTCGGCACTGTTGACACAGCCAGGTAATTCtttgggttgggggaggggggttgtttCATGTATTACAGATGTTTACACAGCACCCGTGGGCTCTGTCCAGATACTGGCAGATGTCCCctgcagggtgtggggggatcacccccagttgagaaccactctTCCAGAATGATTTTTCCTATGTCACTAAACAAAAGAAAGTTCTAGGCACTGGGAGAAGGGGTGAGAGTTTAATTCCAGGACAGCTGTTGGTTCCTGTCTAATATCCTCTGCTGTGCACATCTGCAAAAACTTGGGGCCTCAgaggcagccactgtgggaagGAAATATCTTTGGCTCTTCTAGAGACATGGTTCtataaaactttcatttctttctccctgctccttcttccccctccctcttctgttATTTCACCTTAGGTGGGTAGAAGTATTCCACATCAAACTTCTAGGAAAGGCACAGAAGTTTGACTTGGCATGGAGAGAGAGCCTGGGGGGCAGTGTAACGAGGCTATAGTCCCCTTACCCTCCCATTTATCCAGAAGAAATGGCCCCTCAAGTTGAGTCGGCAGCATGGTGGTGGGTTCAGGCAAAGGGGGTCCAAACACTGTTTAAGGGGCACCTGTGGGTGTGGAGAGGTGGTTCAAGCCACTTGAGGTGGAGGGGGATTGCTGGCAAGGATTAGATCTCCTCTGGGGTTCTTCCTGATTTCCCCATCCTTGAATGCTCTGGGACGAGTTCCTACGGACTGTCAGTGTGGAATCCTTGTTTTGCCCGGCCCCGATGCTGGTGGAGGGGGTGGTGCCGGGAACGTGTGCCTGTTATCTGGAGTTCTGTGTTGCAGCTTCCAGGCGCAGAAAAACAGTCTGCTGATAGCCTGGAATGAGGCTGGGTGCCAGGGTTGTGCTACATCATGTCTCTAAATCAGCCCTGCCCCTGCGCCCAGCCAGAATGTGTGAGAGCATCGTGGTTACAGTGTGGTCACAGCCCTCCTAAGTAGCCTTTTCTCCCTTCACACAgccaagaagaaggaagaggaagaggatgACATGAAGGAATTGGAGAACTGGGCTGGATCCATGTAACTGGTCCAGTGCAGCTGGGCCCAGACAGACTCTGGTGACCCGTGCAGCGGGCAGGCGTGTGCGCGTGCGGGGCAGGCAGGACATGGTGCAGGCAGGTTCCATTGCTCCTGAGTCTCCCTCCAAAGCCTTGGGGCCGCATCACTGCTCACTCTCTGCACAGCATGGTCTGCACCCAGCGGGacagggcggggggaggggggcgggcgggtggggtgggaggtgcctGCTGTTTATAATGTtgaatttctgtaaaataaactGTATTTGCAAATCCAACATTGAGCTTCTGGACTATGCTAACTCCACTGCTGAAGCTCAGTGGAAAGGGTCGACCGTTTGCAGTTGAAATGATCTGAAAATGTAGCCTCTGTCCTTTTAAGTCAGTTGACTTGTCGCACATTTCTTTGTAAGActtgtatggtactggcagaaaagttttttaaaagccataGGCTTTTCCTTGTCCTTAGCTGTAATAATGCATCTGACTTTGGTTTCCTTGAGAACTGTATTTCTGTCCATTTCCTGTGTACTGGCCCCTGTGTTTACCAATCTGCCTACCCCTCACTCCTATTCCCCTGGTCTTTTGGAGTTTGTGACACTGATTTGAAATGGATGGTGTTCTCTTGAGAGCAAGTGAGACTGTAGAGTTAAACCCCAGCTATACATTTTTCTAACATAGCTCTAAGGTCCTTGTTGCTGTTTGTGATAACCGATAGATAACTCATTGGAAACATGTGCATACATTTATATTCAGATGAAATTATGGTTTGCACTGTCTATTAAATATCTCAATTAATTTTCATACTTTGCTGTTGTGTTCAATCTGTCATTTGCTTCGGGAGCTGACTCTTCTGAGGCTAGCGTGGTGTCCAGTGGAGTCTGTGGAAACCTACACAAGACTTGAGCATGACCTGCATCAACAATCTGTACCAAGGAACAGAGTGCATCTTACTAGAAATGTTTCTAAGTTCTGGAGATCGTGGATCTGTGGCCTTCATCTTACCTGGGGACCCTTGGGTACAGTTCAGGAGTGAGGGGTTCTTGTGCAGTTCCGTGGTCTTcccttgtttttctctgtcagtGTCCATGGGCAGTGCCCACGGGATGGCAGAGCCTCCCCCTGTTGGAAACCATGGTATTCCTACTGACTAGGCCCATCTGGTGCATTGGTTTAGTGAACCAATCTGGTACATTGGTGCACTGAAGAAAATGGCCTTTCCCGTGGAGAGAAAGTGTAGGGCAGTGACTAAGAATCTAGGACACACGTGGTAGTCTCAGGTCTGCTGTGACTCACCACGTGACCTTGGCCCagcctcttccactccctctacTTCTCTTTAGTCCTATCCCCCCTGGAGAATCTGATGACCACTATGGACCTTCTTTAGAAAAGTGGATCTATGAACATGTATTCTTAATTCTGCATGCCAATTGGGAGAATTTGAGAGGATCCCTTCTCTAATGCCTATCCCTAAACCTCTTAAGATGAAAATcaccttggggctcctgggtggctctgtcaattaagcttctgactctggattttggctctggtcatgatctcagggttgtgagattgagccccatgtccagctccgcactgggtgtggagcctgcttgggattctctctctccttctccctttgcccccccccaaaaaaagattaCAGTGACCCTGAGTTCACAATT comes from the Zalophus californianus isolate mZalCal1 chromosome 8, mZalCal1.pri.v2, whole genome shotgun sequence genome and includes:
- the CHMP4B gene encoding charged multivesicular body protein 4b, which translates into the protein MSVFGKLFGAGGGKAGKGGPTPQDAIQRLRDTEEMLSKKQEFLETKIEQELTAAKKHGTKNKRAALQALKRKKRYEKQLAQIDGTLSTIEFQREALENANTNTEVLKNMGYAAKAMKAAHDNMDIDKVDELMQDIADQQELAEEISTAISKPVGFGEEFDEDELMAELEELEQEELDKNLLEISGPETVPLPNVPSITLPSKPTKKKEEEEDDMKELENWAGSM